A single genomic interval of Picosynechococcus sp. PCC 7003 harbors:
- a CDS encoding 3'(2'),5'-bisphosphate nucleotidase CysQ: protein MDQQRLREVLAIARQIGWGAGDVLRSYYKGDIKNISDKKDGPVTKADLAANHYILEAFQEKLGSEDFAYLSEETYDGNKIEHPWVWIIDPLDGTRDFIDQTGEYAVHICLTNEGRPIISVVVVPEMEKLYFALKGHGTFVETRDGTIAPIRVSERNQPEDLYLVASRTHRDQRFQDLLDRLPFKDRNYVGSVGCKIAHILEQKSDVYISLSGKSAAKDWDFAAPELILTEAGGKFSYFEGNEVLYNQGDVVKWGGIMASNGPCHEALCKQAIAILKELDQA from the coding sequence ATGGATCAACAACGGTTAAGGGAAGTTTTGGCGATCGCCCGACAAATCGGTTGGGGCGCAGGGGATGTCCTCCGGAGCTATTACAAAGGCGATATCAAAAATATTTCTGATAAAAAAGATGGCCCCGTTACCAAGGCAGATTTAGCAGCAAACCACTATATTCTGGAAGCGTTTCAGGAAAAGTTGGGCAGCGAAGATTTTGCTTATCTCAGCGAAGAAACCTACGATGGCAATAAGATTGAGCATCCTTGGGTGTGGATTATTGATCCCCTCGATGGTACGCGAGATTTTATTGATCAAACCGGAGAATATGCCGTTCATATTTGTCTGACCAATGAGGGTCGTCCCATCATTTCTGTGGTGGTTGTGCCGGAAATGGAAAAACTTTATTTTGCCCTTAAAGGTCATGGTACGTTTGTGGAAACCCGCGATGGCACAATTGCCCCCATCAGGGTTTCTGAGCGCAATCAACCGGAAGATTTATATTTAGTCGCCAGCCGTACCCACCGGGATCAACGCTTCCAAGATTTGTTAGATCGGCTACCCTTCAAAGACAGAAATTATGTCGGTAGTGTCGGCTGTAAAATCGCCCATATCCTTGAACAAAAATCCGACGTTTATATTTCCTTGTCGGGGAAATCGGCGGCAAAGGATTGGGATTTTGCTGCACCAGAATTAATCCTCACGGAAGCAGGGGGCAAGTTCAGTTATTTTGAAGGAAATGAAGTGCTCTATAACCAAGGGGATGTGGTGAAATGGGGCGGCATTATGGCGTCTAATGGGCCATGTCATGAAGCACTTTGTAAGCAGGCGATCGCCATTCTCAAAGAACTTGACCAAGCCTAA
- a CDS encoding PhzF family phenazine biosynthesis protein, translating to MSQTYTFHTLDVFTEQIFGGNPLAVFPQAQGLSSNQMQAIAKELNLSETVFVLPTKDPDTDFQLRIFTPAAEIPFAGHPTVGTAYLLAHLGYLPENCQLVRFQEAVGVVPVSIYWEQDQVRTTALSAAQLPQFIEPSQPIDYASLVNLQTHDLHPVLKPAVISCGLPFLYLPLKDLDALSRCALNRTLWEEKFQHQFAAHIYPFVVTEDNQIYARMFAPGLGIAEDPATGSAATSLAGYLHRYLPSQATLQTWQIYQGIQMGRPSQLMLTMQQQKGELTEIAVGGSSVLVSVGHINVPTF from the coding sequence ATGTCACAAACCTATACTTTCCACACCCTCGATGTGTTTACAGAGCAAATTTTCGGGGGTAATCCCCTGGCGGTGTTCCCCCAGGCCCAAGGGTTAAGCTCAAACCAAATGCAGGCGATCGCCAAAGAGCTGAACCTCTCAGAAACTGTCTTTGTGCTCCCCACAAAAGATCCCGATACGGACTTTCAATTGCGGATCTTTACGCCCGCCGCCGAAATTCCCTTTGCTGGCCATCCCACCGTGGGAACCGCCTACCTCTTGGCCCACCTCGGTTATCTACCTGAGAATTGTCAACTTGTGCGCTTCCAGGAAGCAGTGGGGGTTGTCCCCGTCTCTATCTATTGGGAACAGGATCAAGTCCGCACCACCGCCTTGAGTGCCGCCCAGTTGCCCCAGTTTATTGAGCCATCTCAGCCCATTGATTACGCTTCTTTGGTGAATCTCCAGACCCACGACTTACACCCGGTGCTAAAACCGGCGGTAATTTCCTGCGGACTGCCCTTTTTATATCTGCCCCTCAAGGATCTCGATGCCCTGAGCCGTTGCGCCCTCAACCGTACCCTCTGGGAAGAAAAATTCCAACATCAATTTGCGGCCCATATCTATCCCTTTGTGGTGACCGAAGACAATCAAATTTATGCGCGGATGTTTGCCCCCGGCCTAGGCATTGCTGAAGATCCAGCAACGGGTTCAGCGGCCACGAGTTTAGCTGGTTATCTACATCGCTACCTACCCAGCCAGGCGACATTACAAACTTGGCAAATTTACCAAGGCATTCAAATGGGGCGGCCCAGTCAGCTCATGCTGACCATGCAACAGCAAAAAGGGGAATTAACGGAGATTGCCGTGGGCGGATCTTCGGTGTTGGTCAGTGTCGGCCACATCAATGTGCCCACGTTTTAA
- the lysS gene encoding lysine--tRNA ligase: MSESSHSSLDDIRATRLEKVDQLKAIAMNPYAYKWEISHHTAELQEKYKDIEAGEEVEETVSIAGRILARRVFGKLAFFSLQDETGTIQLYLDKKLINAGMPDLEGAFNHLKKLTDVGDIIGVKGIIKRTEKGELSVKVSQFAMLTKSLLPLPDKWHGLTDIEKRYRQRYVDLIINPEVKKTFRRRAKITAAIRRYLEDRDFLEIETPVLQAEAGGAEARPFITHHNTLDMPLYLRIATELHLKRLIVGGFERVFELGRIFRNEGVSTKHNPEFTSIEVYQAYGDYFDMMDLTEDLIRTLARDIVGTTELPYGDAMVDVGSPWRRETMHNVVKEVTGIDFAQLTDFAAAKQAAESIGMHIPEKCTSVGHLLNEAFEQKVEETLIQPTFVTDYPVEVSPLAKPHRDKPGLTERFELFIVGRELANGFSELTDPVDQRERLEEQAAKKAAGDVEACDVDEDFVTALEYGMPPTVGLGIGIDRLVMLLTNSESIRDVIAFPLLKSQSKAVKSFDYDAEKKILKVEFQAGGVYLYHDIPEEVFENFKSAPSAGQYFNQFIRDKYGCDRLS, from the coding sequence ATGTCTGAGTCTAGCCATTCCTCCCTCGATGACATTCGCGCGACCCGATTAGAAAAGGTCGATCAACTCAAGGCGATCGCCATGAATCCCTACGCCTACAAATGGGAGATCAGCCACCACACCGCCGAACTACAGGAAAAATACAAAGACATTGAAGCAGGGGAAGAAGTCGAAGAAACCGTATCCATTGCCGGAAGAATTCTCGCCCGCCGCGTCTTCGGGAAACTTGCCTTTTTTAGTCTCCAAGACGAAACCGGAACCATTCAGCTCTACCTCGACAAAAAACTGATTAATGCCGGAATGCCCGACCTCGAAGGCGCATTTAATCACCTCAAAAAACTCACTGATGTCGGCGATATTATCGGCGTCAAAGGCATTATCAAACGCACCGAAAAAGGGGAACTCTCCGTGAAAGTGAGCCAATTCGCCATGCTCACCAAATCTCTACTCCCCCTCCCCGACAAATGGCATGGCTTAACCGACATCGAAAAACGTTACCGTCAGCGTTACGTTGATCTAATCATCAATCCTGAAGTCAAAAAAACATTCCGTCGCCGCGCCAAAATCACTGCCGCCATTCGTCGATATTTAGAAGATAGAGATTTTCTCGAAATTGAAACCCCCGTCCTCCAGGCTGAAGCTGGTGGTGCCGAAGCCCGTCCCTTTATCACCCACCACAACACCCTCGATATGCCGCTCTATCTGCGGATTGCCACCGAATTACACCTGAAACGCTTGATCGTCGGTGGTTTTGAGCGGGTCTTTGAACTGGGGCGCATCTTCCGTAATGAGGGTGTTTCCACCAAACACAACCCCGAATTTACCTCCATCGAAGTCTACCAAGCCTATGGTGACTATTTCGACATGATGGATCTCACGGAAGATTTAATCCGTACCCTTGCTCGCGACATCGTGGGCACGACCGAACTTCCCTATGGGGATGCAATGGTCGATGTGGGTTCGCCGTGGCGCAGAGAGACCATGCATAATGTCGTGAAAGAGGTGACGGGCATCGATTTTGCGCAATTGACTGATTTTGCCGCTGCGAAACAAGCCGCTGAGTCGATTGGGATGCATATCCCCGAAAAATGCACCAGCGTTGGACATTTGTTGAATGAAGCCTTTGAGCAAAAGGTTGAGGAAACCTTGATTCAGCCGACCTTTGTCACCGATTACCCCGTTGAAGTCTCCCCCCTTGCCAAACCCCACCGCGATAAACCCGGTTTAACGGAACGGTTTGAGCTATTCATTGTGGGTCGAGAACTCGCCAATGGCTTCTCGGAGCTAACAGATCCGGTGGATCAACGGGAACGGCTAGAGGAACAGGCGGCGAAGAAAGCGGCAGGAGATGTGGAAGCCTGTGATGTGGATGAGGATTTTGTCACAGCGCTGGAATACGGGATGCCTCCCACTGTTGGTTTGGGGATTGGCATCGATCGCCTAGTGATGTTGCTAACAAATTCCGAGAGTATCCGCGATGTGATTGCCTTTCCGCTGCTCAAAAGTCAGAGTAAAGCGGTTAAAAGTTTCGATTACGATGCCGAAAAAAAGATCCTGAAGGTTGAATTTCAAGCGGGCGGTGTCTATCTCTACCACGATATTCCAGAGGAAGTTTTTGAAAATTTCAAATCGGCTCCCTCGGCGGGTCAGTATTTTAATCAGTTTATTCGAGATAAATATGGCTGCGATCGCCTGTCCTAA
- the ftsH3 gene encoding ATP-dependent zinc metalloprotease FtsH3: protein MNKNNKKWRSTGLYALLAIVVISLAVSFLDQQPQSRETWRYSQFLQEVQQGNIESVKISGDRTKAFVPAQDGTPILVNLPPGDTELIDILSENNVDIAVLPQSDDNWIFRALSTLIFPILLLVGLFFLLRRAQSGPGSQAMNFGKSKARVQMEPQTQVTFGDVAGIEQAKLELTEVVDFLKNADRFTAIGAKIPKGVLLVGPPGTGKTLLAKAVAGEAGVPFFSISGSEFVEMFVGVGASRVRDLFEQAKQNAPCIVFIDEIDAVGRSRGAGLGGGNDEREQTLNQLLTEMDGFEGNTGIIIIAATNRPDVLDAALMRPGRFDRQVVVDRPDYSGRLEILNVHARGKTLSKDVDLEKIARRTPGFTGADLSNLLNEAAILAARRNLTEISMDEVNDAIDRVLAGPEKKNRVMSEKRKTLVAYHEAGHALVGALMPDYDPVQKISIIPRGRAGGLTWFTPSEDRMDSGLYSRAYLQNQMAVALGGRIAEEIIFGEEEVTTGASNDLQQVANVARQMITRFGMSDRLGPVALGRQNGNVFMGRDIASDRDFSDETAAVIDEEVRGLVEEAYKRAKDVLVGNRSVLDKLATMLVEKETVDAEELQTLLMESDVQMAAFSSTAA from the coding sequence GTGAACAAAAATAACAAAAAATGGCGCAGTACCGGGCTTTATGCCCTATTGGCGATCGTCGTGATCTCCTTGGCTGTGTCTTTCTTGGATCAGCAACCCCAAAGTCGAGAGACCTGGCGCTATAGTCAGTTCCTCCAAGAAGTCCAGCAGGGCAATATCGAAAGTGTCAAAATCAGTGGCGATCGCACCAAGGCTTTCGTCCCGGCCCAAGATGGAACTCCCATTCTCGTCAACCTCCCCCCCGGTGATACAGAGCTAATCGACATCCTCAGCGAAAACAATGTCGATATTGCCGTGTTGCCCCAGAGTGACGATAACTGGATTTTCCGCGCCCTCAGCACACTTATTTTCCCAATCCTATTGCTTGTGGGGTTATTCTTTTTGCTCCGGCGCGCCCAAAGCGGCCCCGGTTCCCAGGCAATGAACTTTGGCAAATCAAAGGCACGGGTACAAATGGAACCCCAAACCCAAGTCACCTTTGGTGATGTGGCAGGGATTGAGCAGGCCAAACTTGAGTTAACCGAAGTTGTTGACTTCTTGAAAAACGCTGATCGGTTCACTGCAATCGGTGCCAAAATTCCCAAAGGGGTGCTCCTCGTCGGCCCGCCTGGAACCGGTAAAACGCTCCTGGCCAAAGCCGTTGCTGGCGAAGCAGGTGTCCCTTTCTTCTCCATCTCTGGTTCTGAATTCGTCGAAATGTTTGTCGGGGTCGGTGCTTCCCGAGTCCGCGATCTCTTTGAACAGGCCAAACAAAATGCCCCCTGTATCGTCTTCATCGATGAGATCGATGCCGTGGGTCGCTCTCGGGGTGCTGGCCTCGGTGGTGGTAACGATGAGCGGGAACAAACCCTTAACCAACTCCTGACAGAAATGGATGGTTTTGAAGGCAATACTGGCATCATCATCATCGCCGCAACCAACCGTCCCGATGTATTGGATGCTGCGTTAATGCGTCCCGGTCGCTTTGATCGCCAAGTGGTGGTTGATCGCCCCGACTATTCCGGTCGTTTAGAAATTCTCAATGTCCATGCCCGGGGTAAAACCCTCTCGAAGGATGTGGATCTCGAAAAAATTGCCCGTCGGACTCCCGGCTTCACAGGAGCAGACTTGTCGAACCTCTTGAATGAAGCGGCAATTCTGGCAGCCCGTCGCAATTTGACGGAAATTTCCATGGACGAAGTGAACGATGCCATTGATCGCGTCCTCGCTGGCCCTGAGAAGAAAAACCGCGTGATGAGTGAAAAGCGCAAAACTCTTGTTGCTTATCACGAAGCGGGCCATGCCCTCGTTGGTGCGTTGATGCCTGACTATGACCCAGTCCAAAAAATCAGCATTATCCCCCGGGGTCGTGCTGGCGGTTTGACTTGGTTCACCCCCAGTGAAGATCGCATGGATTCTGGTCTATACTCCCGTGCTTATTTGCAAAACCAGATGGCCGTTGCCCTCGGTGGCCGCATCGCTGAAGAAATTATCTTTGGTGAAGAAGAAGTAACTACAGGAGCTTCCAATGACCTGCAGCAGGTCGCTAATGTTGCCCGACAAATGATTACCCGCTTCGGGATGAGCGATCGCCTGGGGCCTGTGGCCTTAGGTCGCCAGAACGGCAACGTCTTCATGGGTCGTGATATTGCTTCTGATCGGGACTTCTCCGATGAGACCGCCGCAGTCATTGACGAAGAAGTCCGGGGCCTCGTAGAGGAAGCCTACAAGCGCGCGAAAGATGTGCTCGTCGGTAACCGCAGCGTCCTCGACAAATTAGCGACAATGCTCGTCGAAAAAGAAACCGTCGATGCTGAAGAGTTGCAAACCCTACTGATGGAAAGTGACGTACAAATGGCCGCTTTCTCTAGTACCGCAGCCTAA
- a CDS encoding methylenetetrahydrofolate reductase, producing the protein MTTRLRRAIENRDFVVTAEVAPPKGGDPTKMLRMAKLLGDRVHGVNVTDGSRAVMRMSSIAASTVLLQNGIEPIFQVACRDRNVIGLQADLMGAHALGLRNVLALTGDPVKAGDHPKAKAVFDLESVRLLKLISKLNNGQDFNDKKMPDGPLDLFPGAAVDPQLKSWYTIESRFARKVESGAQFFQSQMITDFQRLEEFMHRVASQYDVPVFAGIFLLKSAKNAQFINRCVPGAQIPDAIIERLAQAENPLEEGLKIAAEQVKIAKNLCHGVHMMAVKKEDLIPQILDLADVSISVPTAPALV; encoded by the coding sequence ATGACCACCCGTCTGCGTCGTGCCATCGAAAATCGAGATTTTGTCGTTACGGCTGAGGTTGCGCCTCCGAAGGGGGGTGACCCAACGAAAATGTTGCGGATGGCAAAATTGCTTGGCGATCGCGTCCATGGGGTGAATGTGACCGACGGGAGCCGGGCTGTGATGCGGATGTCCTCCATTGCCGCCTCCACTGTCCTCTTGCAAAATGGCATCGAACCGATTTTCCAGGTGGCCTGCCGCGATCGCAATGTCATTGGTCTCCAAGCAGATTTAATGGGTGCCCATGCCCTCGGTTTACGGAATGTGTTGGCCCTCACGGGGGATCCAGTCAAAGCAGGTGATCACCCTAAAGCCAAGGCAGTTTTTGATCTTGAGTCGGTACGTTTGTTAAAGCTCATCAGCAAATTAAATAATGGTCAGGACTTTAACGACAAAAAAATGCCCGATGGCCCCCTGGATTTATTCCCTGGGGCAGCCGTCGATCCCCAGCTGAAAAGTTGGTACACCATCGAATCTCGCTTTGCCCGAAAAGTAGAATCCGGGGCGCAGTTTTTCCAGTCACAAATGATCACGGATTTTCAGCGGCTCGAAGAATTTATGCACCGGGTGGCGAGTCAATATGATGTGCCTGTATTTGCAGGAATTTTTCTGTTGAAGTCGGCGAAAAATGCTCAATTTATCAACCGTTGTGTACCGGGGGCACAAATTCCCGACGCCATTATTGAGCGTTTAGCCCAGGCCGAAAATCCCCTCGAAGAAGGTCTCAAAATTGCGGCGGAGCAAGTAAAAATCGCCAAGAACCTCTGCCACGGTGTGCATATGATGGCCGTCAAAAAAGAAGATTTGATTCCGCAAATTCTTGATTTAGCGGATGTTTCGATTTCAGTCCCCACAGCACCGGCCTTAGTTTAA
- the csaB gene encoding polysaccharide pyruvyl transferase CsaB — MPNVVLCGYYGQGNAGDEALLLTLLQMLPSGVKPIVLSHNPTATTQAYGVTAIPHKSWATLKAIAKADGFIFGGGSLLQDVTSLGSLLYYAGLMKWAQLLGKKTVAWAQGIGPLQSSLANHITRFVLRSCTGITVRDEASANLLKNWQIPHILAPDPVWALAAQPFGEMPDLPQPRIAVNLRSHRTLTPPKIAVLLEALKQFQQQNQASVILVPFQESQDAAIAQQLYDELAEPKAIITPIQPQQYKSLFAQVDFLIGMRLHSLILAAADCPCFALSYDPKVTQLQQQCGIPGLDLEQFPRDAAAITAQWTTAFQDQRPLTPAQQQSIQSQVQTHQEILKTFL; from the coding sequence ATGCCAAACGTTGTTCTTTGTGGCTATTACGGCCAGGGCAATGCGGGGGATGAAGCCCTACTATTAACCCTCTTGCAGATGTTGCCCTCAGGGGTGAAACCCATTGTCCTCTCCCATAATCCCACCGCCACGACCCAAGCCTACGGTGTGACGGCAATTCCCCACAAATCTTGGGCGACCCTCAAGGCGATCGCCAAAGCAGATGGTTTTATCTTTGGGGGAGGCAGTTTATTGCAGGATGTCACGAGTCTTGGCAGCTTGTTGTATTACGCTGGTTTGATGAAATGGGCGCAACTCCTAGGCAAGAAAACCGTCGCCTGGGCCCAGGGTATCGGCCCGTTGCAGTCTAGTTTGGCGAATCACATCACTCGCTTTGTCCTGAGGAGTTGTACAGGAATCACCGTGCGGGATGAAGCCTCAGCAAACTTGTTAAAAAATTGGCAAATTCCCCACATTCTCGCCCCGGATCCCGTGTGGGCCTTAGCCGCACAGCCTTTTGGGGAAATGCCTGATCTGCCCCAGCCTAGAATCGCCGTTAATCTGCGTTCCCACCGCACTTTAACTCCCCCCAAAATTGCCGTTCTCCTAGAAGCCCTGAAACAATTCCAGCAGCAAAACCAGGCAAGTGTTATTCTTGTGCCGTTTCAAGAAAGTCAGGACGCGGCGATCGCCCAGCAACTTTATGACGAATTAGCAGAACCCAAGGCGATTATTACCCCGATTCAGCCCCAGCAGTACAAAAGCCTCTTTGCCCAGGTGGATTTTTTGATTGGGATGCGTCTCCATAGCCTGATCCTTGCCGCCGCAGATTGTCCCTGCTTTGCCCTTAGCTACGATCCCAAGGTTACCCAGTTGCAACAACAATGCGGCATTCCTGGCCTCGATCTCGAACAGTTCCCCCGTGATGCCGCTGCAATTACGGCGCAATGGACAACGGCTTTCCAGGACCAACGGCCGCTGACTCCAGCCCAGCAGCAAAGCATCCAGTCCCAAGTCCAGACCCATCAGGAAATATTGAAAACATTTCTTTAA
- a CDS encoding Dps family protein, translating to MPINTGISEADREAIAKGLSHLLADTYTLYLKTHNFHWNVTGPMFQTLHLLFETQYNELALAVDLIAERIRALGVPAPGTYQEFAELSAIPEGTGVPTAEEMIRLLVEGQETVVRTARSIFPTVDKANDEPTADLLTQRMQVHEKNAWMLRSLLG from the coding sequence ATGCCCATCAATACCGGCATTAGCGAAGCAGATCGAGAGGCGATCGCCAAAGGACTAAGTCACCTCCTCGCCGACACCTACACCCTCTATCTCAAAACCCACAATTTCCACTGGAACGTTACTGGGCCGATGTTCCAGACCCTCCATTTACTTTTTGAAACCCAGTACAACGAACTCGCCCTCGCCGTGGATCTCATCGCTGAACGGATCCGCGCCCTCGGTGTACCTGCCCCCGGCACTTACCAAGAATTTGCCGAACTCTCCGCTATTCCCGAAGGCACAGGGGTACCCACTGCCGAAGAAATGATTCGTCTTTTGGTAGAAGGCCAAGAAACCGTCGTCCGCACTGCCCGCTCCATCTTCCCCACCGTGGACAAGGCGAACGATGAACCCACCGCCGATCTGCTCACCCAGCGGATGCAGGTGCATGAAAAAAATGCCTGGATGCTCCGGAGCTTGCTCGGCTAA
- the trpS gene encoding tryptophan--tRNA ligase: MAKQRILSGVQPTGNLHLGNYLGAIQNWVEIQQDYDSFFCVVDLHAITVPHDPKVLAANTKAIAALYLACGIDLAHSTIFVQSHVKAHSELAWLLNCVTPLNWLERMIQFKEKAQKQGENVSVGLLDYPVLMAADILLYDADKVPVGEDQKQHLELTRDIVIRINDKFGTKKNPVLKMPDPLIRTTGARVMSLTDGTKKMSKSDPSELSRINLLDPPDVLTKKIKKCKTDPERGLEFDNPNRPECNNLLGLYALISGKTKETVAAECADMGWGQFKPLLTETVIAALEPIQTKYHDIMANPDYLDQVLREGREKADTVANATLKQVKDALGFLPSL; encoded by the coding sequence ATGGCGAAACAGCGCATTCTCTCTGGGGTACAACCCACCGGTAATCTCCACCTCGGCAACTATCTCGGGGCGATCCAAAACTGGGTGGAAATCCAACAGGACTATGACAGTTTTTTCTGTGTGGTGGATCTCCACGCGATTACGGTGCCCCACGATCCGAAAGTTCTCGCGGCCAATACCAAGGCGATCGCCGCACTGTATTTAGCCTGTGGCATTGATTTAGCGCACTCCACGATTTTTGTTCAATCCCATGTTAAGGCCCATAGCGAACTCGCCTGGTTGCTGAATTGCGTGACGCCTCTAAACTGGTTAGAGCGGATGATTCAGTTCAAGGAAAAAGCCCAAAAACAAGGAGAAAACGTCAGCGTAGGCTTGCTCGATTATCCAGTGCTGATGGCCGCTGATATTCTTTTGTATGACGCCGATAAAGTGCCCGTGGGTGAAGACCAAAAACAACATTTAGAGCTGACCCGCGACATTGTGATCCGCATTAACGACAAATTTGGCACGAAGAAAAATCCCGTGCTGAAAATGCCTGATCCGCTGATTCGGACGACGGGGGCGAGGGTGATGAGCCTCACCGATGGCACCAAGAAAATGTCCAAGTCTGATCCCTCAGAACTCAGCCGCATTAACCTCTTAGATCCCCCCGATGTGCTGACCAAAAAAATCAAAAAGTGCAAAACCGATCCCGAACGGGGCCTCGAGTTTGACAATCCGAACCGCCCAGAATGCAATAATTTGCTGGGATTGTATGCTCTGATCAGTGGCAAAACCAAAGAAACCGTAGCCGCCGAATGTGCCGATATGGGCTGGGGTCAATTTAAACCCCTCCTCACAGAGACCGTTATTGCCGCCCTAGAGCCAATCCAAACGAAATACCATGACATTATGGCGAACCCCGACTACCTCGATCAGGTGTTGCGGGAAGGCCGTGAAAAAGCCGACACTGTTGCCAATGCGACCCTCAAGCAGGTAAAAGACGCCCTTGGTTTTCTGCCGTCCCTGTAG